A genome region from Vicinamibacterales bacterium includes the following:
- the rodA gene encoding rod shape-determining protein RodA has protein sequence MLDGRLYRHVDWPLIAAILVLCAIGVAMIYSATFEPTVDAVGSQFGMQFYALLLGGVVFAICLGVDYRVVADYALFIYGGVVAALVLVLLVGEISGGSQRWLRLGALNVQPSEFAKLGLAVLLANYFSETRRGSVEIPDILMVGIFTAVPFVLIAKQPDLGTSVGLLAVALGVTYLAGLRMRWLAILATLALLLAPVAWNYWLEPYQQERLVTFLDPARDAHGAGYQQIQAQITAGSGGLAGKGFLQGTQGQFNFLPVAHNDFIFSVLAEEQGFLGVIVVLGLYLFVIVRSLAAARLAKDRLGAYLVVGVMSSFAFQVVYNVTMSAGLAPVKGLTLPLMSYGGSSLIATLAGFGLIVNVRMRRFIN, from the coding sequence ATGTTGGATGGTCGCCTATATCGCCACGTCGACTGGCCTCTAATTGCTGCGATTCTGGTGCTGTGTGCAATTGGTGTGGCTATGATTTACAGTGCCACTTTTGAGCCAACGGTGGATGCCGTTGGCTCTCAGTTTGGGATGCAGTTCTATGCCTTACTGCTAGGTGGGGTTGTCTTTGCTATCTGCTTAGGCGTTGATTACCGTGTAGTTGCAGATTACGCACTCTTTATTTACGGTGGAGTGGTTGCAGCGTTGGTGCTCGTGCTCCTGGTTGGCGAAATCTCCGGAGGCTCGCAGCGCTGGCTCCGCCTAGGTGCGTTGAATGTACAACCATCAGAGTTTGCGAAGTTAGGGTTGGCGGTCTTACTCGCCAACTATTTCAGTGAAACACGGCGCGGTTCGGTCGAAATTCCCGACATCTTGATGGTCGGTATTTTTACAGCAGTCCCTTTCGTGTTGATTGCAAAACAGCCTGATTTAGGAACCTCGGTGGGGTTATTGGCTGTTGCCCTCGGTGTTACGTATCTCGCTGGTCTCCGCATGCGGTGGCTGGCTATCTTGGCCACCCTGGCGCTGCTCTTGGCACCAGTTGCGTGGAACTACTGGTTGGAGCCCTACCAACAAGAGCGACTTGTCACGTTTTTAGATCCGGCACGTGATGCACATGGTGCCGGATACCAGCAGATTCAGGCACAGATCACGGCCGGGTCAGGTGGCCTTGCCGGGAAAGGATTTCTACAGGGTACACAGGGGCAGTTTAACTTCCTGCCTGTTGCACACAACGATTTTATATTTTCAGTACTAGCTGAAGAACAGGGGTTTCTCGGCGTCATTGTGGTGCTCGGACTCTATCTGTTCGTGATCGTGCGGAGCCTCGCTGCTGCACGACTCGCGAAGGACCGTCTGGGGGCTTACCTTGTCGTCGGGGTGATGTCGAGCTTTGCGTTTCAAGTCGTCTACAACGTGACCATGTCAGCCGGGTTAGCGCCCGTGAAAGGTTTAACGCTACCGCTAATGAGTTATGGCGGGTCATCGCTGATTGCTACCCTGGCTGGATTTGGTCTCATCGTGAACGTCAGGATGCGCAGGTTCATTAATTGA